One region of Oxalobacteraceae bacterium OTU3CAMAD1 genomic DNA includes:
- a CDS encoding histidine kinase has translation MKQNAPLPRPATLLPTVRQALVVAVFTLLLSLLLHKLSRTPYAIVFGHIGFIGAVLLFAYSAADRLRPRWLSTGKARLMAVVLAAPLAALMTAIGKEGRHFISYLSDIKTLSGYIMMVVLGVLFGVTFSLVAMRAERRERERADRLQVELEKNTLERELVDARLRLLQAQIEPHFLFNTLANVEALVAAGSPNAGPVLRHLIAYLRAAMPRLGDADATLGAELQLVRAYLELMHMRMPDRLRFSVATLPALESMRFPAMALLTLVENAVRHGIDPSPSGGHIDVGGRYDNAAGQVVLWVADSGVGMSETAQPGTGLSNLRSRLHGFYGANARLDLHEETPHGMRVELHFQPGERQ, from the coding sequence ATGAAGCAGAACGCTCCCCTTCCCCGCCCAGCCACCCTCTTGCCGACCGTGCGGCAGGCGCTCGTGGTCGCCGTGTTCACCTTGCTGCTGTCGCTGCTTCTGCACAAACTGAGCCGCACGCCGTACGCCATCGTGTTCGGCCATATCGGCTTTATCGGCGCGGTGCTGTTGTTCGCCTACTCGGCGGCGGACCGCTTGCGCCCACGCTGGCTCTCGACTGGCAAAGCGCGGCTGATGGCCGTGGTGCTGGCCGCGCCGCTGGCGGCGCTGATGACCGCGATCGGCAAGGAAGGCCGTCACTTCATCTCCTACCTGAGCGATATCAAAACGCTGTCGGGCTACATCATGATGGTGGTACTGGGGGTGCTCTTCGGGGTCACCTTCTCGCTGGTGGCGATGCGCGCCGAACGCAGGGAACGCGAGCGGGCCGACCGCCTGCAGGTCGAACTCGAAAAGAACACGCTCGAGCGTGAACTGGTCGACGCCCGCCTGCGGCTGCTGCAGGCGCAAATCGAGCCGCACTTCCTGTTCAACACCCTGGCCAACGTCGAGGCGCTGGTGGCCGCCGGTTCGCCCAACGCCGGGCCGGTGCTGCGCCACCTGATCGCCTACCTGCGCGCGGCCATGCCGCGACTGGGCGACGCCGACGCCACCCTGGGCGCCGAGCTGCAACTGGTGCGCGCGTATCTGGAGCTGATGCACATGCGGATGCCCGACCGGCTGCGGTTTTCGGTCGCCACGCTGCCGGCGTTGGAGTCGATGCGCTTTCCCGCGATGGCCTTATTGACCCTGGTCGAAAACGCCGTCCGCCATGGGATCGATCCCTCTCCTTCCGGCGGCCATATCGACGTCGGCGGGCGTTACGACAACGCGGCCGGCCAGGTGGTGCTATGGGTCGCCGACAGCGGCGTCGGCATGTCGGAGACGGCGCAGCCGGGCACCGGCTTGTCCAACCTGCGCAGCCGCCTGCATGGCTTTTACGGCGCCAACGCGCGCCTCGATCTGCATGAGGAAACGCCGCATGGCATGCGAGTCGAGCTGCACTTTCAGCCTGGAGAAAGACAATGA
- a CDS encoding LytTR family DNA-binding domain-containing protein, which translates to MNQPTALIADDEPLLRERLRSHLATLWPELRVLDDARNGTEAVELFELHQPQVVFLDIHMPGMSGIEAARALGRRAHLVFVTAYEQYALQAFEHGAVDYLVKPIDPARLSDTVQRLRRQLDGPLPGGAALDAMLDQLAGRLGQRVEARRWLQWIKASVGTSVRLIPVEQVCYAKAEDKYTLVVWEEGEALIRKSIRELAEQLDPERFVQTHRSVIVNLAHVAEVVRGVNETAELKLRGRGEVLPVSRSYLHHFRQM; encoded by the coding sequence ATGAATCAACCGACCGCCCTGATCGCCGATGACGAGCCGCTGCTGCGCGAACGCCTGCGCAGCCACCTTGCCACGCTGTGGCCCGAGTTGCGCGTGCTGGACGACGCCCGCAACGGCACCGAGGCGGTGGAACTGTTCGAACTACATCAGCCGCAGGTGGTATTTTTGGACATCCACATGCCGGGCATGAGCGGCATCGAGGCGGCGCGCGCACTGGGCCGGCGCGCGCATCTGGTGTTTGTCACTGCGTATGAGCAGTACGCCTTGCAAGCCTTCGAGCACGGCGCGGTCGACTATCTGGTCAAGCCGATCGATCCGGCGCGACTGAGCGATACGGTACAGCGATTGCGCCGGCAGCTCGATGGCCCGCTGCCGGGAGGCGCGGCGCTGGATGCAATGCTGGACCAGTTGGCCGGACGCCTCGGGCAGCGCGTCGAAGCGCGGCGCTGGCTGCAATGGATCAAGGCGTCGGTGGGGACGAGCGTGAGGCTGATTCCGGTCGAACAGGTTTGTTATGCAAAGGCTGAGGACAAGTACACGCTGGTGGTGTGGGAGGAAGGCGAGGCGCTGATCCGCAAGAGCATCCGCGAACTGGCCGAACAACTCGATCCCGAGCGCTTCGTGCAGACGCACCGCTCGGTAATCGTCAACCTGGCGCACGTCGCCGAAGTGGTCCGGGGCGTCAATGAGACGGCGGAGCTGAAGCTGCGCGGACGTGGGGAGGTGCTGCCGGTCAGCCGCAGCTACCTGCACCACTTCCGGCAGATGTAG
- the hflC gene encoding protease modulator HflC, with protein MNRIASSLIAVFVVLLLLSSMVFVVDQRRYAIVFALGQIKEVIREPGLHFKLPPPFQNVLYLDNRILTIESADAERFITAEKMNILVDSFVKWRIGRNEGQAKLYYVTFGGDETRARDRMSVIVKAALNEEITKHTVSEVISGKRGQVMEAIRTKVVQEAAQIGVEIIDVRLKRVEYVEQINNSVYERMKAERLRVANELRSTGAAESEKIRADADRQRAVILAEAYREAETMRGEGDAKASAIYAEAFGRNPEFYKFYRSLEAYRATFKNHGDVMVMDSSSDYFKYFKSSGTGGAPSAPAAPKK; from the coding sequence ATGAATCGCATAGCTAGTTCCCTCATTGCTGTTTTCGTCGTATTGCTGTTGCTGTCGTCGATGGTGTTCGTCGTCGACCAGCGCCGCTACGCGATCGTTTTCGCGCTGGGCCAGATCAAGGAAGTGATCCGCGAGCCGGGGCTGCACTTCAAACTGCCGCCGCCGTTCCAGAACGTGCTGTATCTGGACAACCGCATCCTGACCATCGAATCGGCCGACGCCGAGCGCTTCATCACCGCCGAGAAGATGAACATTTTGGTCGACAGCTTCGTCAAGTGGCGCATCGGCCGCAACGAAGGCCAGGCCAAGCTGTATTACGTCACCTTCGGCGGCGACGAGACCCGCGCGCGCGACCGCATGTCGGTCATCGTCAAGGCCGCGCTGAACGAGGAAATCACCAAGCACACCGTGAGCGAAGTCATTTCGGGCAAGCGCGGGCAGGTGATGGAGGCGATCCGCACCAAGGTGGTCCAGGAAGCCGCGCAGATCGGCGTCGAGATCATCGACGTGCGCCTGAAGCGCGTCGAATACGTCGAGCAGATCAACAACTCGGTGTACGAGCGTATGAAGGCCGAGCGCCTGCGCGTGGCCAACGAGCTGCGTTCGACCGGCGCCGCCGAGTCGGAGAAGATCCGCGCAGACGCCGACCGTCAGCGCGCAGTGATCCTGGCCGAGGCTTATCGCGAAGCGGAAACGATGCGCGGTGAAGGCGACGCCAAGGCGTCGGCCATCTACGCCGAGGCGTTCGGCCGCAATCCGGAGTTCTACAAGTTCTATCGCAGCCTGGAAGCCTACCGCGCCACGTTCAAAAACCATGGCGACGTGATGGTGATGGATTCGAGCTCGGACTACTTCAAGTACTTCAAGAGCTCGGGCACCGGCGGCGCGCCGTCGGCACCGGCGGCGCCGAAGAAGTAA
- the hflK gene encoding FtsH protease activity modulator HflK, with protein sequence MKRLGLKPSLNDPRWGSDKKDGEPQANEGKKPGEGPPDMEQLWRDFNQRLNSFFGQKKGPDGPNNGGPAGPSGPRPDSAGMRATAGAVGVVALLIWLASGSFIVQEGQTGIVYTFGKVSHTTGSGFNWRWPYPFQRDETVKVSQMRMIEVGYRGNVKNKQTGESLMLTDDENIIDMQFAVQFKLKDPVAWLMNNRDEEETVRQVAETSIREIVGKNKMDYVLYEGRDKVAFETQQLMQLILDRYASGVLISNVTLQAVQPPEQVQGAFDDAVKAGQDLERQKNEGQAYANDVIPKARGYASRLLQEAEAYRSMVTENATGNAARFKQVLTEYQKAPGVTRDRMYLETMQQIYSSASKVMVDAKSGSNLLYLPLDKLIAQAAATDATAAAAKAATPPATATLPSEVMPSVEVTRQRDSRSRDSGRDREGR encoded by the coding sequence ATGAAACGTCTTGGCCTCAAGCCGTCGCTGAACGATCCCCGCTGGGGCTCGGACAAGAAGGACGGCGAGCCGCAAGCGAACGAAGGCAAAAAGCCTGGCGAAGGACCTCCGGACATGGAGCAGTTGTGGCGCGATTTCAATCAGCGCCTCAATAGCTTCTTCGGCCAGAAAAAAGGTCCCGATGGTCCTAACAACGGCGGCCCCGCCGGTCCAAGCGGACCGCGTCCCGATTCGGCCGGCATGCGTGCCACCGCCGGCGCGGTCGGCGTGGTGGCCTTGCTGATCTGGCTCGCCAGCGGTTCCTTCATCGTGCAGGAGGGCCAGACCGGTATCGTCTACACCTTCGGTAAAGTGAGCCACACCACCGGTTCCGGTTTCAACTGGCGCTGGCCATACCCGTTCCAGCGCGACGAGACGGTCAAGGTCTCGCAGATGCGCATGATCGAAGTGGGTTATCGCGGCAACGTGAAGAACAAGCAGACCGGCGAATCGCTGATGCTGACCGACGACGAGAACATCATCGACATGCAGTTCGCGGTGCAGTTCAAGCTGAAGGATCCGGTCGCGTGGCTGATGAACAACCGCGACGAGGAGGAGACGGTGCGCCAGGTGGCCGAGACCTCGATCCGCGAAATCGTCGGCAAGAACAAGATGGACTACGTGCTGTACGAAGGCCGCGACAAGGTCGCCTTCGAGACGCAGCAGCTGATGCAGCTGATCCTCGACCGCTACGCCTCCGGCGTGCTGATTTCGAACGTCACTCTGCAGGCGGTGCAGCCGCCGGAGCAGGTGCAGGGCGCCTTCGACGACGCCGTCAAGGCCGGCCAGGATCTGGAACGCCAGAAGAACGAAGGCCAGGCCTACGCCAACGACGTCATTCCGAAAGCGCGCGGCTACGCTTCGCGTCTGTTGCAGGAGGCCGAAGCCTATCGTTCGATGGTCACCGAGAACGCCACCGGTAACGCGGCGCGCTTCAAGCAGGTGCTGACCGAGTACCAGAAGGCGCCGGGCGTGACCCGCGACCGTATGTATCTGGAAACCATGCAGCAAATTTATTCGAGCGCCAGCAAGGTGATGGTCGACGCCAAGAGCGGCAGCAATCTGCTGTATCTGCCGCTCGACAAGTTGATCGCCCAGGCGGCGGCCACCGACGCCACGGCGGCTGCGGCCAAGGCTGCGACGCCACCGGCGACGGCGACGTTGCCGTCGGAAGTCATGCCATCGGTTGAAGTAACCCGCCAGCGCGATTCGCGCTCGCGAGATTCCGGACGTGACCGGGAGGGTCGTTAA
- a CDS encoding adenylosuccinate synthase: protein MSKKNAKNVVVIGTQWGDEGKGKIVDWLTDHAQGVVRFQGGHNAGHTLVIGGVKTALQLIPSGIMRPGVACYIGNGVVVSVPDVLREIDKLEKVGVEVASRLKVSDAAPVILPYHAALDLAREAARGEAKIGTTGKGIGPAYEDKVARRAIRVADLLNEKRFAEKLAENLDYHNFVLEHYLKAPRIEYQKTLDDALAYVPRLRPMVTDVSSALYAAHKAGANLLFEGAQGSLLDVDHGTYPFVTSSNCVAGNAAAGAGVGPNMLHYIMGITKAYTTRVGSGPFPSELPTDAGVGHHLAQVGHEFGTVTGRARRCGWFDAALLRRSVQINGVTGMCLTKLDVLDGLETLKLCTGYTIDGVAVDIFPSGAEEAARCVPVYEEMPGWTESTVGAKSLAALPATARAYIKRIEELVGVPVDMVSTGPDREETIVLRHPFE from the coding sequence ATGTCAAAGAAAAACGCAAAGAACGTCGTCGTCATCGGTACCCAGTGGGGCGATGAGGGCAAGGGCAAGATCGTCGACTGGTTGACCGATCATGCACAAGGTGTGGTCCGCTTCCAGGGCGGCCACAATGCCGGCCATACGCTGGTCATCGGCGGCGTCAAGACCGCGCTGCAGCTGATCCCGTCGGGCATCATGCGTCCGGGCGTGGCCTGCTACATCGGTAACGGTGTGGTGGTGTCGGTGCCGGACGTGCTGCGCGAAATCGACAAGCTGGAAAAAGTCGGCGTCGAAGTCGCGTCGCGTCTGAAAGTGTCGGACGCCGCGCCCGTGATCCTGCCTTACCACGCCGCGCTGGACCTGGCCCGTGAAGCCGCCCGTGGCGAAGCCAAGATCGGCACCACCGGCAAGGGCATCGGCCCGGCCTACGAAGACAAGGTGGCGCGCCGCGCCATCCGCGTCGCCGACCTGCTGAATGAAAAGCGTTTCGCCGAAAAGCTGGCCGAGAACCTCGACTACCACAACTTCGTGCTGGAGCACTACCTCAAGGCCCCGCGCATCGAATACCAGAAAACCCTGGACGACGCGCTGGCCTACGTGCCGCGCCTGCGCCCGATGGTGACCGACGTTTCGAGCGCGCTGTACGCCGCGCACAAGGCCGGCGCCAACCTGCTGTTCGAAGGCGCGCAAGGCTCGCTGCTGGACGTCGACCACGGCACCTATCCGTTCGTCACCTCGTCGAACTGCGTGGCCGGTAACGCCGCCGCCGGCGCCGGCGTCGGTCCGAACATGCTGCACTACATCATGGGCATCACCAAGGCCTACACCACCCGCGTCGGTTCCGGCCCGTTCCCTTCGGAGCTGCCGACCGATGCAGGCGTTGGCCACCACCTGGCGCAAGTGGGCCACGAGTTCGGCACCGTCACGGGCCGCGCACGCCGCTGCGGCTGGTTCGACGCCGCGCTGCTGCGCCGCTCGGTCCAGATCAACGGCGTCACCGGCATGTGCCTGACCAAGCTCGATGTGCTGGACGGCCTGGAAACGCTCAAGCTGTGCACCGGCTACACCATCGACGGCGTGGCCGTCGACATCTTCCCGTCGGGCGCCGAGGAAGCCGCGCGCTGCGTGCCGGTCTACGAAGAGATGCCGGGTTGGACCGAAAGCACCGTCGGCGCGAAATCGCTGGCCGCGCTGCCGGCCACCGCCCGCGCCTACATCAAACGTATCGAAGAGTTGGTCGGCGTGCCGGTCGACATGGTATCGACCGGTCCGGATCGTGAAGAGACGATCGTTCTGCGTCATCCGTTCGAATAA
- the hflX gene encoding GTPase HflX, whose protein sequence is MRAALVGIDFGQGDFAASVEELQLLARSAGAEPVTTITAKRSSPDAAYFVGSGKADEIGLAVLDHAIEIVIFNHALSPAQQRNLEKRLQIRVLDRTSLILDIFAQRAASHEGKLQVELAQLQHLATRLIRGWTHLERQKGGIGLRGPGETQLETDRRLIGERVKALRARLGKLRKQHETQRRSRGRSQTFSVSLVGYTNAGKSTLFNAVTKAGVYVADQLFATLDTTSRRVYMGQEVGNVVFSDTVGFVRELPHQLVAAFRATLEETIHADLLLHVVDASSPVRMEQIEQVNLVLKEIGADHIPQILVWNKIDAAGLEPSVERDEYAKISRVFLSARTGQGVDLLREAVVEWAKAAPGARLNQAYPTGETEEFEEADQADDEEAADGDADPVSDSEADSSPTPNHVGSH, encoded by the coding sequence ATGCGCGCAGCTCTAGTCGGTATCGATTTCGGTCAGGGCGACTTTGCCGCCAGCGTCGAGGAACTGCAACTGCTGGCCCGTTCAGCAGGCGCGGAGCCTGTCACGACGATCACGGCAAAGCGTTCTTCTCCTGACGCGGCGTATTTCGTCGGCAGCGGCAAGGCCGACGAGATCGGTCTTGCCGTGCTCGATCACGCCATCGAAATCGTCATCTTCAACCACGCGCTGTCGCCGGCCCAGCAACGCAACCTGGAAAAGCGCCTGCAGATCCGGGTGCTCGACCGTACCAGCCTGATTCTCGACATTTTCGCCCAGCGCGCCGCCTCCCACGAGGGCAAGCTGCAGGTGGAACTGGCGCAGCTGCAGCATCTGGCCACGCGCCTGATACGCGGCTGGACCCACCTTGAACGGCAAAAGGGCGGTATCGGCTTGCGCGGTCCCGGTGAGACACAGCTTGAAACCGACCGCCGGTTGATCGGCGAGCGGGTCAAGGCCTTGCGCGCGCGCCTCGGCAAGCTGCGCAAGCAGCACGAGACGCAGCGCCGCTCGCGTGGGCGCAGCCAGACGTTTTCGGTGTCGCTGGTCGGCTATACCAATGCCGGCAAGTCGACGTTGTTCAACGCGGTGACCAAGGCCGGCGTCTACGTCGCCGACCAGTTGTTCGCCACGTTGGACACGACCTCGCGCCGCGTCTACATGGGGCAGGAAGTGGGCAACGTGGTGTTCTCGGACACGGTCGGTTTCGTGCGCGAGCTGCCGCACCAGCTGGTGGCGGCGTTCCGCGCCACCCTGGAAGAGACCATCCACGCCGATTTGCTGCTGCACGTCGTCGACGCCTCGTCGCCGGTGCGCATGGAGCAGATCGAGCAGGTCAACCTGGTGCTCAAGGAGATCGGCGCCGATCATATTCCGCAGATTCTGGTGTGGAACAAGATCGATGCGGCCGGCCTGGAGCCGTCTGTGGAAAGGGATGAATATGCTAAAATTTCCCGCGTTTTCCTCAGCGCGCGCACCGGCCAGGGCGTCGATCTGCTGCGCGAGGCGGTGGTCGAATGGGCCAAGGCGGCGCCCGGCGCCAGATTGAACCAGGCCTACCCGACGGGCGAAACAGAAGAATTCGAAGAAGCGGATCAAGCGGACGACGAGGAGGCAGCCGATGGCGACGCCGACCCGGTCTCCGACTCGGAAGCAGATAGTAGTCCCACCCCTAATCACGTTGGATCACACTGA
- a CDS encoding DUF2306 domain-containing protein — protein sequence MTSALSIDSAPSRRRTADAWAVLALSAAARFWFVATVAGQLVFAAYIASLYGGAAVDGNLDGWNKVMTHGFVRADLAGNIVTAVHLLLAAVIMVGGTLQLIPRLRARAPSFHRWNGRVYLVGAVVAALSGLYMVWFRGAVGDMVQHLAISLNAVLVVACAGMAARRALSRDFAAHRRWALRLFLCVSGVWFFRVGLMFWLAVNGGPAGFDINTFTGPFLSFLAFAQYLLPLAVLEIYLRCGAGGGAVARGATALLLVALTVAMAVGIAVATMGMWWPRM from the coding sequence ATGACGTCCGCACTTTCCATCGATTCCGCGCCATCGCGGCGGCGCACGGCCGACGCCTGGGCGGTGCTCGCGCTATCCGCCGCCGCGCGATTCTGGTTCGTCGCCACAGTGGCGGGGCAATTGGTATTCGCTGCGTATATCGCGTCGCTTTACGGCGGCGCCGCCGTCGACGGCAATTTGGACGGTTGGAACAAGGTCATGACGCATGGCTTCGTGCGCGCCGACCTGGCGGGAAATATCGTCACGGCCGTACACCTGCTGCTGGCTGCGGTGATCATGGTTGGCGGAACGCTGCAGCTCATACCGCGGCTGCGTGCGCGCGCTCCGTCCTTCCATCGGTGGAACGGGCGGGTCTACCTTGTCGGCGCCGTCGTGGCGGCGTTGAGCGGCTTGTACATGGTGTGGTTCCGGGGCGCCGTTGGCGACATGGTGCAGCACCTCGCCATCAGTCTGAACGCGGTGCTGGTCGTCGCGTGCGCCGGCATGGCGGCGCGGCGGGCGCTGTCGCGCGACTTCGCCGCGCACCGGCGCTGGGCGCTGCGCCTGTTCCTGTGCGTGAGCGGCGTGTGGTTCTTCCGCGTCGGGCTGATGTTCTGGCTTGCCGTGAACGGCGGCCCGGCCGGCTTCGATATCAACACCTTCACCGGGCCTTTTCTGAGCTTCCTGGCGTTCGCCCAATATTTGCTGCCGTTGGCCGTGCTTGAAATTTATCTGCGATGTGGCGCCGGCGGCGGGGCGGTCGCGCGTGGCGCCACCGCGCTGCTGCTGGTCGCGTTGACGGTGGCGATGGCGGTCGGCATCGCGGTCGCGACCATGGGGATGTGGTGGCCGAGGATGTGA
- a CDS encoding phosphoribosyltransferase, which translates to MSDPQSNEKHLWVSWDEYHRLIERLALKVHESGWKFDMVLCLARGGVRPGDVFSRIFDVPLAILSTSSYREEAGTVRGDLDIAKYMTMTKGPLSGKILLVDDLADSGVTLIKVMKHLKDNFEGVTDVKSAVIWTKGSSAFKPDYQMEELPHNPWIHQPFEDYDGLRPHQLAAWIKKGEAAQ; encoded by the coding sequence ATGAGCGATCCGCAATCGAACGAAAAACACCTGTGGGTGTCCTGGGACGAGTACCACCGCCTGATCGAGCGCCTGGCGCTGAAGGTCCATGAATCGGGCTGGAAGTTCGACATGGTCCTGTGCCTGGCGCGCGGCGGCGTGCGTCCCGGCGACGTCTTCTCGCGCATCTTCGACGTGCCGCTGGCGATCCTGTCGACCAGCAGCTACCGCGAAGAAGCGGGCACCGTGCGCGGTGACCTGGACATCGCCAAGTACATGACGATGACCAAGGGTCCGTTGAGCGGCAAGATCCTGCTGGTCGACGACCTGGCCGATTCCGGCGTCACCCTGATCAAGGTCATGAAGCATTTGAAGGACAACTTCGAAGGCGTCACCGATGTGAAATCGGCCGTGATCTGGACCAAGGGCAGCTCGGCCTTCAAGCCGGACTACCAGATGGAGGAACTGCCGCATAATCCGTGGATCCACCAGCCGTTCGAGGACTACGACGGTCTGCGTCCGCATCAACTGGCGGCATGGATCAAAAAAGGCGAAGCGGCTCAATAA
- a CDS encoding ATP phosphoribosyltransferase regulatory subunit produces MPNWLLPENIADVLPSEARKIEELRRLMLDNFRLYGYELVMPPLLEYVESLLAGAGKDTDLRTFKLVDQISGRMLGIRADMTTQVARIDAHLLNRDSVTRLCYVGSVLHTRPSGLHTTREPLQIGAEIYGHAGLEADAEILELSLASLALAGFNEVRLDLAHAGVLRVILDGDANAAKDEAALYALLRSKDVPGLQAITASYAPQVREALLALPNLYGDIEVLKKARETLPDLPGMSKALAELAALAASALGRAEVAIDLADLRGYQYESGAMFALYVPGLPNAVARGGRYDHVGEAFGRARPATGFSLDLRELARLLPTAERKQSIRAPWGNAPELKEKIAELRKSGEVVIQSMPGHSSELDEFECDRALVLDDSGSNWILKNLG; encoded by the coding sequence ATGCCGAATTGGCTTTTGCCCGAGAATATCGCCGACGTTTTGCCGTCGGAAGCCCGCAAGATTGAAGAACTGCGTCGTCTGATGCTGGATAACTTCCGTCTATACGGTTACGAACTGGTGATGCCGCCGCTGCTCGAATACGTCGAATCGCTGCTCGCCGGCGCCGGCAAGGACACCGATCTGCGCACCTTCAAGCTGGTCGACCAGATCTCCGGCCGCATGCTGGGCATCCGCGCCGACATGACGACGCAGGTGGCGCGCATCGACGCCCACCTGTTGAATCGCGACTCGGTCACGCGTCTGTGCTATGTCGGCAGCGTGCTGCATACCCGTCCTTCGGGCCTGCACACCACCCGCGAGCCGCTGCAGATCGGCGCCGAGATATACGGCCACGCCGGCCTGGAAGCGGACGCCGAGATCCTCGAACTGTCGCTCGCTTCCCTGGCGCTGGCCGGTTTCAACGAGGTGCGGCTGGACCTGGCCCACGCCGGCGTGCTGCGCGTGATCCTCGACGGCGACGCCAACGCGGCCAAGGATGAAGCGGCGCTGTACGCGCTGCTGCGCTCCAAGGACGTGCCGGGCCTGCAGGCGATCACCGCCAGCTACGCGCCGCAGGTGCGCGAGGCCTTGCTGGCGTTGCCGAACCTGTACGGCGACATCGAAGTATTGAAGAAGGCGCGCGAGACGCTGCCCGACCTGCCGGGCATGTCCAAGGCGCTGGCCGAACTGGCCGCGCTGGCCGCGTCCGCGTTGGGCCGCGCCGAAGTGGCGATCGACCTGGCCGACCTGCGCGGCTACCAGTACGAAAGCGGCGCGATGTTCGCGCTGTATGTGCCAGGCTTGCCGAACGCGGTGGCGCGCGGCGGCCGTTACGATCACGTAGGCGAAGCCTTTGGCCGGGCGCGTCCCGCCACCGGCTTCTCGCTCGACCTGCGCGAGCTGGCGCGCCTGTTGCCAACGGCGGAACGCAAGCAGTCGATCCGCGCTCCATGGGGCAACGCGCCTGAATTGAAGGAAAAAATCGCCGAGCTGCGCAAGTCCGGCGAAGTCGTGATCCAAAGTATGCCGGGTCACAGCAGCGAGCTGGACGAGTTCGAGTGCGACCGCGCTCTGGTACTCGACGATAGTGGTAGCAACTGGATTCTTAAAAACTTAGGTTAG
- a CDS encoding MarC family protein, with translation MTQDFFQTFILLVLVTDPFGNVPLFASVLNPVPPARRSRIVVRECAIAFVLLLIFMFFGRHFLAALHLSEVALRIGGAVILLLISIRMIFPHPDGVLGRTDGGEPFIVPLAIPALAGPSALATVLLFSSESTGEVMVHVAALAAVAVVWLLVFLSAEKLQKVLGPQVMTAFERLMGLILTAMSVEMLLSGIREFVKTL, from the coding sequence ATGACCCAAGACTTCTTCCAGACCTTCATTTTGCTGGTTCTCGTGACCGACCCTTTCGGCAACGTGCCGCTGTTCGCCAGCGTGCTCAATCCGGTGCCGCCGGCGCGCCGTTCGCGCATCGTCGTTCGCGAATGCGCGATCGCCTTTGTGCTGCTGTTGATCTTCATGTTCTTCGGCCGTCACTTCCTGGCGGCGCTGCATCTGTCGGAAGTGGCGCTGCGCATCGGCGGCGCGGTAATTCTGCTGCTGATTTCGATCCGCATGATCTTCCCGCATCCGGACGGCGTGTTGGGCCGCACGGACGGCGGTGAGCCGTTCATCGTGCCGCTGGCGATACCGGCGCTGGCCGGCCCGTCGGCCTTGGCCACGGTGTTGCTGTTCTCGAGTGAGAGCACCGGCGAGGTGATGGTGCACGTCGCCGCGCTGGCGGCGGTGGCGGTGGTGTGGCTGCTGGTGTTCCTCAGCGCCGAGAAGCTGCAGAAGGTGCTTGGCCCGCAGGTGATGACGGCGTTCGAACGCCTGATGGGACTTATCCTGACGGCGATGTCGGTCGAGATGCTCCTGAGCGGTATCCGGGAATTCGTCAAGACCCTGTAA